In Candidatus Aegiribacteria sp., the DNA window GCTCTCATTGATGATATGCTGACTCTTTCCCGGCTGGGACGCGAACCGCTTTCAACAGAAACAGTCGGGATGACGACCATTGCGGAAGAAGCTCTTGAACTGCTGAGAGATGAATGGAAAGACCGAAAAGTGGATTTCACCTTTCATGATTGTCCGAATATTAATGTCGACCCTGATCTTATGCGTATCGTCCTTGTGAATCTCCTGTCCAACGCGCTGAAGTTTTCCAGAAACACTGATTCTGCTATAATAGAATTAGGTCACAGGATTATGGATAATCAAACGGTATTTTTCCTGAGTGATAACGGCATTGGTTTTAACATGAAATATGCGGACAGGATTTTCGCTCCATTTCAGAGGCTGCACAGGTCTGAGGAGTACGAGGGTTCTGGAATAGGTCTTTCGAGCGTTAAGAGGATAATCGACAGCCATGGCGGTCGAATATGGATTGAATCAGGTTCCGATTCGGGAACAACAGTCTTTTTTACTATACCAGGGAGTTAAATATGAATAAGAGAGAAGTTCTGATACTTCTGGTAGAGGACAATCCGGACGATGTGGAACTGACCCTGAAGGCTTTCGAGAAGCACAATCTTGCCAACGAGATAATAATCGCGAGGGACGGAGAGGAAGCTCTCAACCTCCTGTTTCCGGAAGATGATAGTGTCTCTGAACCATGTACTCCCGATCTGGTTCTTCTGGATCTGAAACTGCCTAAAATTGACGGCATGGAAGTCCTCCGCAGGATAAAAAGCGATCCAATAACAAAACTTATTCCAGTTGTGATTCTTACGTCTTCAAAAGAAGAGAAGGATCTTACCGAGAGCTACCGTCTTTGTGTAAACAGCTATATCAGGAAACCTGTTAATTTCGAGAAGTTCACTGAAGCTATAATTCAACTCGGTTTGTACTGGCTTCTGCTGAATGAATCTCCGGTGAGTTAGGAGCAGTATCATGAACGCGAGAACACTTGAATTGCTGATTCTGGAGGATAACATAGACGATGCTGAGCTGGCCGTAAAACAGCTTGAAAAGGAAGGATTTGATGTTGAGTACAGCGTTGCGGATACTGAGGATTCATTCAGAGAAGCTATCGACGCTGACCCTGATCTTATTCTTGCCGATTACAGCCTGCCGGGTTTCAGCTGTCTTGATGCTCTGCGCATACATCAGAATGTCACACCTGATATACCGCTGATACTCTTTTCCGGAACCATCGGAGAGGAAAAAGCAGCTGATTGTATAAAGCTCGGTGCTGTCGATTATGTTCTGAAAGATAATCTCGTCAGGCTTGCCCCTGCTGTACGAAGAGCGCTTGATGAAGCAAGGATTCGCAGGGAAAGAATGAATGCCGAGATGAAGCTGAGGGAAAGCGAGGAGAAGTACAGGCTTACAGTCGAGAATTCTAATGACGGTATCTGCATTGTGCAGGATGGCAGGATGGTTTTCTTAAATCCTCAGGTTGGTAAACTTCTTGGTTATCCCCGTGGCTCCGGTATCGATAAACCGTTTATCGATTATTTTCATTCCGATGATCAACAAAGAATAATCGCAGAATATGAGAGGTTCGCGAAAGGTCTGGAAGAACGGCAGAAAATCGAGACGATATTGATATCTTCGGATGGACGGGAGATCAGTGTTGAACTCAATATCAGTGTTACATCCCACGAGGGCAGCCGTGCAGGTCTTGTATACATTCGCGAGATAACCGAGCGAAAGAGGATGGAAGACGCGCTTCGGAAGAGCGAGGCTCAGAAACAGGCCCTTCTCGACGGTTCCCCCGATATGATAATCCTGCTGGATACGGATCTTAAAGTACTCTGGGCCAACAGAACGGCTCTTTCCATGAATCCTGATTCAATCGGTCAATTCTGTTACAAAGCATTCCCCGGAATTGAAGAGCCCTGCGATGGCTGCCCGATTGTTAAAGCCATTGAAACGGGAGAAAACGAAACAGGTATCGTGTATCAGGAGGCCGTTGAAGGAAAAAGAGGTGAAAGATACTGGGAAGATATAGGTGTTCCGATGAAGGACGGGAACGGAAATGTTATCGAGGTTATCAAGATTGCCAGGAACATTACGGATCGGGTAAAAAGGGAAAAAGATCTTAGAAGAAAAAACGAAGAGCTCGAGAGATTCAATTCACTCGCTGTCGGCAGAGAACTGAAAATGGTGGAGTTGAAACGGGAGATTAACGCACTGCTTGAGGAACTTGGCAGAGAACCCGCGTTTAATCTGCCCTCCGGTCATGAAACAGAGGCTTCGAAGTGAGAATACGCTCAAAAGTTCTCCTTACAGCCTTCTTAATAATCATTGCGACGGGATTGTCTGTCATTCTTGTTGTGAGAAGTATCTCGAAAAGCATTCTTGAAGAACAGATGATCGACCATCTCGCCTCCATCGCGGAGATCAGGGCAAGATATGTCGATTCTATTCTGAGCGAGTACAGGCAGATCACCGTGCTTGCATCAACAGGAAGTTCTTACATCAATCTTGTTTCAGGAAAAGAAGAAATGGAAGATGCAATTGAAGCCGTGAACAGAAGGATCAGTGCTGTACTGTTCTCTTACGATGTGATCTCGCGGATAAGGGTGCTTGACAGGAACGGCATTGTAATGGCTTCATCTCATTCGGATATCGGAAATGATCTCAGCGGGGATTCACTGTTTATGAATGTTACCGATGGAGGGGTCTATACAGGTGAACTGCACTTTTCGCGATTTACGGGCAATCCGGTATTAAGTATTTCAGCTCCGATCTACAAATCCGGTGAGTTCCGGGGAGCGATTGTAATTAATTTTGATGCAGATAAGGAACTGTTTTCTTCTATAACGGACAGGACCGGTCAGGGGGAGACAGGAGAGGTTTATGTAATTGACAGAAACGGTCTTATGCTTACTCCTTCTTTATACATCGATAACGCTGTTCTGCATGTGGAGGTCGATCTGGAGACAGCGGGGGGTATCGCGGAAACCTGTCGATTCGAGGGCGGAGAACATGAATCTGTAGCTGTTTTTACAAATAATTACATGGGGAAAGATGTTATCAGCATTCATTCACATGTTTCCGATATTGACTGCATCCTTATAGCTGAAATCAGCGTTGAAGAAGCCTTCGCTCCTGTTGACAGACTCACTCGAAGCATGCTCATCGTTATGGCTGGAGTGCTTGTTCTGGGTTTATTGCTTTCAGTAGCTGTCTCATCCAGTCTGGCAAAACCCATCGAGAAGCTGAAAGATGGTGTGGAAGAGATAATGAAGGGAAATCTTGATTGCAAAATCAGGTCAAAAACGAAGGATGAGACGGGAGAACTCTCAAGAGCATTCAGTGATATGACAGCGGAACTTAAAGAATCAAGAAGCGGACTGGAAGAACATGCCGGAGATCTTGAAAAAAAGATATCTGAAAGAACATTTGAATTGAAGCTGCAGTTTGAAAAAAGTGAGCAGCAGAGGATCGCGACACTCAATTTACTCCAGGATCTGGATGAATCCAGCAGCAAACTGAGAGATGAAATCAGTGAGAGAAAACGAACGGAAAAAACGCTTGAGCAGAGGGTTTCACACCTTGCAGTGCTCGGGGAAATAGGCCGGAACATCGCATCAATGCTTGAACTGGATTCGCTACTTACACTTACTGCGTCTCTTATTCACGAGTCATTCGGCTATCAATATGTCTCGATTCTGCTGATTAATCCCGTTACAGGCAAGCTTGTTATCAGGGCGGGAGCCGGTTTCGATGTCGCGCCGACAAGGGAAATACATCTCAAAATCGGGGAAGACGGTATCTGCGGCCATGTTGCCTCCACCGGCGAATACCTTCTTGTCGGTGATGTTAAGCTTGATCCTCGATACTTTCTTATAGATGAACTGCCTGGCAGTCGTTCCGAACTGACGGTTCCTGTCAGCGTAAAAGGCCGGGTAATAGGTGTCCTTGATGTTCAGAGCGATAAGGTAAATGCGTTTGATAAGCAGGATGTGTTCATCATCCGGATTATGGCCGATCAGGCGGCAATCGCGATTGAGAACGCTCAGCTTTTCGAACGGGCGGCAAAAGATCTGGCCGAGAGAGAAATTGCGGAAAAGGCGCTCGAATCGGAAAAGGAGATGCTGAGGGTTACATTAAGGTCAATTGGTGACGCAGTCATCGCGGCTGATACTACCGGTGAGATCATTATGATGAACAGGGTTGCTGAAGAATTGACAGGATATTTGCAGAATGAAGCTTCAGGAAGAAAACTCACAGACATTTTCCATATTAATGATGAAAGTACGGGAGAACCATGCCGCGACCCTGTAGATGAAGTACTGGAATCAATGGATGTTATCAGTTACTCCAATCATAAGATTCTTTCGGACAATAATGGTTCAGAAAGACCAATTGCATACAGTTGTGCTCCCATTCAGGACAGGGAAAGCCGGCTGGTCGGCGCTGTTGTTGTTTTCCGCGACATTGCAGAGCATCGCAGGACAGAGGAAGAGCTTCGGAAGACCGCACGGCTTGAATCGATTGGTATTCTTGCGGGCGGTCTGGCCCATGATTTCAATAATATGCTTTCAGCGATACTTGGAAATATCTCTCTTGCGAAGATGTCACTTGACCCCGAAGACAGCGTGTATAAAACATTGACAAAGTCGGAGAACGCGTCCATGCGGGCGAGAGATCTCACTCAGCAGCTTCTTACTTTCTCAAAGGGCGGAGCGCCTGTCAGGGAGACAACATCCATTGCTGACCTCATCAGTGAGACAGTGAACTTCGCCCTTGGAGGATCAAAATCACGGGGAGAGATATCCATTCGGGATAACCTCTGGGCTGTGGATATCGATAGAGGACAGATCAGCGAAGTGTTAAGCAATTTGATAATTAATGCGGATCAGGCAATGCCGGAAGGAGGTGTGATTGAAGTCAAGGTAGAGAATGCTGTAATCAATCTGGATGAGATCCCTTCATTACCGGAAGGCAGATATGTAACTATCTCGATCTCGGATAATGGCATCGGGATACCCGCAAAACAGCTGGAGAAGATCTTCGATCCATACTTCACAACGAAACAGACAGGAAGTGGTCTTGGTCTTACCATTGTTTATTCCATTCTGAGAAAACATGACGGATATATTACTGTTGATTCCGAGATCGGAGTTGGGACTGAATTTCTCCTGTACATTCCTGCTTCAGACAGCGATGAACCAGCCGGAACAAAATTAATACAGGAAGCACTTTCCGGTGAAGGAAATATCCTTGTCATGGATGATGATAAAATGGTGTGTGACGTTGCGGGCGGAATGCTCAGGCATCTGGGCTATAATGTTGATTTCGCTGAGAATGGTGAAGAAGCCCTTGAAAAATACAGAGGAGTGATGGGGAGCAGCGAATCGTTTGATGTGGTTATCATGGATCTGACCATTCCGGGAGGAATGGGTGGCAGAAACACGATAGCCATGCTTCTTTCAATGGATCCCGGAGCAAAAGCGATTGTATCAAGCGGTTATTCAGAAGATCCGGTGATGGCTAACTATGAGAAATTTGGATTCTACGGGTGCATCAAAAAACCCTATCGTGTTGCTGAACTTGGAAGAATACTTATAGAAGTCATGAAAAAAAATAAAAACAGGGATGATAAGGATACAGGATCTGCTTCAGAAGAATAACGAATCATTTACACATAGCATTATTATTCTACGGAATAGTATATTCAACATAACATAAATCCTGATTCAGTGTTCATGATTTGGACATCGGTGATTTACCCGCACAAATCACCAGCTTGCGTAGCGAAACGTTGCAGATGCTGGTAACTACAAGGCTTGCGAGTGCAGACTCCACAGTCGTACTTTAACAGTACGTCGAGGACGGATGCATGAGCATAACGAAGTAGGTGCCTGTATATGTGGCGTTGTAGTAGAAACCAGTATGTTAGGAAACCTGCGGATCCTGGGGAAATCCACAGAAAATTGGTGATTTATGTGGGTTAGGGCTATATTCAGTAGAAGAAAGTTGAAAGTACACTAAACCGGGATATGATTCAAAGGAGGTCTGAATTGAAGATCAAGGAAGAGATGAAGGGTGATGTGCTTGTCGTTTCTCTTTCCGGCAAAGTTATAGGTGGCCCTGAACTGATGAACGTGAAAACAGTATTTCAGAATGCTGTTAATCATGATATTTCAAAAGTACTGCTTGATCTCGGAAAAGTCACCTGGATGGATAGTTCAGGACTTGGAGTAATTGTCTCCGGTCATACTACTCTCTCCAGAGCAGGTGGATCTCTCAGGATTCTCAATGCCACCAAGAAAATTCATGAACTGTTTATCATTACAAAACTGATCACTATCTTCGAAACTTATAATGATGAGCAGGAAGCGCTGAACAGCTTCGGAGAATAGCTGTGCGAGCAATAGAGATTCGGCTACCAAGTGAAGTATCCGTTCTGGAGCCTCTTCAGCTTTTTGTCGAGAGTATCGGGAAGTACGCTGGAGTGGATGATGATGAACTGTCTTCACTTTCAGTTGCGGTTATCGAACTTGTTAAAAACGGAATGGAACACGGGAACGGCAACGATCCTGAGCAGATTGTAACAATCACTATTGATACTTTCCAGAGCAGGATTCGTTTCTTTATTGATGATGAGGGCATCTGGGAACCCGATATGGCACCGGGATTTAATCCGGGAGAAGGAGAGGAACTTCTTTCTTGCAGAGGACGCGGAGTTCTGATTGCAAGAAATCTGGCAAAATGGGTGGAATTCGGTCTTACACCTGAGGGAAAAACCAGGGTTACTCTTATTTGGCCTTTGACCTGAAAGCAGTTCGAATTCTGTGAACAGTTTTAGACTTGCTGCAGTATTCGAAAAAAGGGGTTTCCCCGGCGGGATTCAGGATCTTCTCAGAAGAGACGCAGAGCTGCTGATTCCTCCAAGATGGGCTGATAATACTGTACTGATCGATCCTGATGCTCTGGTTCCAGATGCACTTCTTCTGATAATCAATGGTCCCCTTTCCACTCACATGAGGAACACATACTTCAATTGTTACAGACGCGGGATTCCGATAGCAGGCATATGCTACCTTACAGAACCTGAAGATGATCCTGTAGCGCTCAAGCTTTCCGATCAGAACCTCTGCTGGTCGTTCTCCTCGGCCGGCTTCGGAAGGGAACTCCTTCGAAATCAGGTTCAGGATTGGCTTCGTGGATTGAATCGAGAGTCCTTTCCCTTTCCTGAAGGTAAGGAATTGATTCAATCGTACGGAGATATCGATGTTTCGCCTGTAGATCAGGATTCTTACGAATCCGCGAGGGAAGTCCTGACAAAACGCGGCTTCGTGTGTCTCAGTGGTTCTCTGGGAGCAGGGAAGACCACCATTGCGCGCAGGCTTCTGATAGAGGCAGCCAGGGAGGGTTTGAATCCTGTTGAGTTCATAACTCGTGACCTTTATTTCGCAGAAGTAGTTCAGCTTCTTACCGGCCCGGAGGACTGTGCTGTATTCCTGGATATTGATACACTCAGAAGAATAGTAGATATCTATCCGCTTCGTCTCTGGTCAACAATTCTCACGCTGATGATCAGAGTAACTGAAACAAGGCACAGGCTGATCCTTGCGACATCTTCACCGGAGATAGCTGTGGTTTTTGACACATATCACGATGCGCATATCAAACTTCCGGAACCTTCGACAAGCAGAAAATGGCGATTGAAACAGGGTCAGGATGCTCTCAAGTGGTTTCGATCTCAGGGTTCTCTGAAGAAAGCTGGACTTCTGCTGCTTGCAGCGTTTGACCCGGTTGTTCCCGAGGCGGTTTTCAAGAGCACGCTCTTCAAGTTCTGGGATAGGCTGATTGTACAGGAAGACAGAAAATTTCCATCTACTGAAGAGCTTGAATTACTTTACAGTAATTCTCTTGCAGCTCAGGGCATAGCGCCTTTCCGAAGGATTTCGGGAAGCGGTGAGGTTTATATAGCGGTCAGCGATTCGATGAAAATGTGGGCAATCGATAACGGAATTCAAGAACTTCTGAAGAAGGATGCCCCCATTATCCGGGCTTTTGCGGACACGTTAATTGGAAGCTCTGAATCCAGCGTAAGACGGGCAGGATATTTTCTGGCTGGATTCTATGGAGATCTGTCTGACGAAGTGAGGGCTAAACTTCTTCTGCACATTGCTGCTGAAGAATCCGGGACTGTTCTTACCGATGTTCTCAATACATTGCTGAGTTCTATTAACAGTGCTGATGAGTCTATTATCGGTATGTACAGGATAATGATGGAAAAGGGCAGTTCCGAAGTCAGGGGATCAGTCGCGGGGACGCTTTTCAGATCATGGGTAATGGAATCCGCTGAGACAGTTGATCTGGTTAACGCAGCTGCAGAAGACCCCGACCCGCGAGTGAGAGGACAGTTCATTCAGGGTTTGACATTTCTGGAAATGTCTGAACGTGGATCAAGGATATATAATAAGCTTCTTGAGGATGATTCAATAGAAGTCCGGCAGAATATTCTGTTACACATCGGCAGCAAATTTCCCGATCTATCCAGCAGAGAATACGAAGTACTCAATGATGTTCTTGAAAGTGGTGATTCCGGATTACTGCCTCCTCTGATCATAGGGTTGCTTGACAGAGAACTTGAAGAGTTCAATCAGGAATTCAGTGATCTCCTCTGGGTATTAATGGAACGGCTTCCCGATGGCGGCAGGGGAAGACTTGCCTGGAGAATCGGAGCGAGATTGAGGTTTTTCAGCAGAGAAGTAAGGAAAACTCTTCGATCCGACCTTTCTGAAAAAGATGTTCTTCCTGTAACCCGCTGCATGCTGATGAATTATTCCTCACTTGATGAGGATGAGAAGAAGAACCTCTGGGTTATGATTCACGAGCGCGTAAGCGACAGCAGAGCATTTGCGCACATGGTTCTGCGGTATTACAGTATTATGGATGAAACAGACAGAAACAATTTGCTCAAGACGGTGCTTGTGTCAGAACGCTATGATGGAAGGGAAGCACTGAGTCAGCTGATATGCAGGGGACGAACTGATCTGGCAGAGGCTTCCTTTGAACTGATTGAAGAGATTCTTGCTGATGGTGAATTTGAGAAAAGGGCCTTGCTTCCGTTTTTTGTGCTCTGGAACGGTAATGATCTTGGTGAAAATCAGGAAGAGATCATTTCTGCTTTTTTAACTGATAATTCACCTCTTGTACGAAAATCCCTTGTCAGGGCAGTTCGTCGTCTTGGAGTACTCACTTCTGATTCAATAAGGGTTCTTGTTCAGCTTTCAGCTGATGAAAAAAGAGCTGTCCGGGCAGCAGCCGGAGCAGCATTGGGAGAATTCGAGAGCGATGGCACTCATAATCTGAGCAGCGTTCTGATCACCCTTCTTTCTGATGAAGATCCATTTGTCAGGTTGAGTACTCTTTCCGGTCTCCTGGAGAATGTTCTTCTTTCAGCTGAAAAGCTCCTGCCTGTTGTTTCTGCTGCTCTTGATGATCCTGCTTCGGAAGTAAGGCTGGAAGCGGTTCAAGGTTTAAGAAGATATCCCGCGATGTGTTCAAAAGGAGATGTTGCCGGAAAACTGGCTGAAAGGCTTGTTGATCCTGACAGAAATGTCCGCATGGAAGTAGTAGAGCTTGTCACTGAAACTCCTGAACTGCTTGCTTCAAAAGAAGTCAGAAACAGAATGCCTGATATTCTGCTGAACAGGTTATCCACCGGTCACGCGATAGCAGAGGAATTGAGCATGGCCAGAAAAATTCAGCTCGATCTGCTGCCGGACAAACCACCAAATCCTGAGAGATATGATATCGAAAGTTATTACAGACCCGCGAGGGAGGTTGGCGGCGATTACTTCGATTTCTTCCATCTGCCGGACCGTAACCTGGGGATAGCCATTGCTGATGTTGCCGGGAAGGGAATTCCAGCTGCGCTTACCATGGCAGGTCTGAAAGGCAATCTTGAAGCCTATGTTCAGAACATTTATTCAATAAGTGAAATTATGCAGAAGGTTAACGAATCTTCCGTTCTTGGTGAGGGAGATCTGATTATGACGGGTCTTTTTTACAGCGTACTTGATCTTGATTCAGGTAAGCTCACCTATGTGAATGCCGGACATAATCCACCTCTTCTTGTCAGGAGGGAGGGAAGTACAACCTGGCTTGACAGGGGTGGACTCATCCTCGGACTTTCAGACAATGCGGAATACGAGCATGGAACGGATGAACTCGAACCTGGAGATGTTCTTGTCCTTTATACAGATGGAATCACAGAAGCCATGGACAAATTCAATGTTGAATTAGGTATTGACAGACTGAAACAGGTAGTTCTGGACAACAGAGACCTTTCAGCTCAGCAGATCGCGGGAGGAATCCTTGAAGCAGTGAATTCCCATTCGGATGGAATACCGCAGGGAGATGATCAGACTCTTGTAGTTGTGAAACACAGGTAATCAGCATTATGCAGGCAAGAACTCTATTCCTCCTTTCGGATTTCGGAACATCTGATACATACGTCGCTCAGATGAAGGCAGCAGTTCTGCGCACTGCTCCTGTCGGGACATCCATTGTAGACCTGACACACGATATCGAAGCCGGTTCAGTGATGGAGGGGGCTTTCCACCTTTATGCCTCTCTGCAGGCAATTCCTCCCGGTTCCGTTGTTGTAGCTGTTGTTGATCCCGGTGTTGGAACAGAACGGCACGGAATTATCTGCAGGGCTGGCGGGATATTCTTCGCGGGTCCGGATAACGGAATATTCAGCCTGCTTCCGGTTGATAAGGCATGGAGGCTTCCTCGACTACCCTCTGATTCCTGTGCTACTTTTCACGGCAGAGATCTGTTTGCGCCTGCTGGAGCGAGACTCCTGATAAATCCGGGATGGGTGAACAGCCTGGAAAGTATTGATCCTGGAATATTGGTTTCATTGGAGATCAGACCACCGGAAGAGACTGAGGAAGGCTGTCATGCAACCGTTGCTCATATAGATCGATTCGGGAATGTTGTTTTATGGCTGTCTCCGTCAGATGCTGATGGATTCCACCCATCTGAAATCAGGCTGCCAGCAGGTGGAATCGTACCTGTCACCAGGGTAAAAACTTATGGAAACAGACAGGGGTTACTTTTTCTCGCAGGCAGCCAGGGCTGCATGGAGCTTTCTCTCAGTTGCGGGAGAGCATCCTCCATACTTGGAGTGTCTGCCGGAGACAGAATATTACTGAAAAGGAGTATCCGTTGAAATACATCAGTCTTCTGCTTCATCTTTATCAGCCTCCCACACAGGAAGAGTCTGTTGTTATCAGGATTGATAATGAATGCTATAGACCCTTATCGAAGCTTCTTCTCGAGTCAGGGGCAAAGATTGCTGTGAATATCAACTAT includes these proteins:
- a CDS encoding SAM-dependent chlorinase/fluorinase — translated: MQARTLFLLSDFGTSDTYVAQMKAAVLRTAPVGTSIVDLTHDIEAGSVMEGAFHLYASLQAIPPGSVVVAVVDPGVGTERHGIICRAGGIFFAGPDNGIFSLLPVDKAWRLPRLPSDSCATFHGRDLFAPAGARLLINPGWVNSLESIDPGILVSLEIRPPEETEEGCHATVAHIDRFGNVVLWLSPSDADGFHPSEIRLPAGGIVPVTRVKTYGNRQGLLFLAGSQGCMELSLSCGRASSILGVSAGDRILLKRSIR
- a CDS encoding PAS domain S-box protein, with protein sequence MNARTLELLILEDNIDDAELAVKQLEKEGFDVEYSVADTEDSFREAIDADPDLILADYSLPGFSCLDALRIHQNVTPDIPLILFSGTIGEEKAADCIKLGAVDYVLKDNLVRLAPAVRRALDEARIRRERMNAEMKLRESEEKYRLTVENSNDGICIVQDGRMVFLNPQVGKLLGYPRGSGIDKPFIDYFHSDDQQRIIAEYERFAKGLEERQKIETILISSDGREISVELNISVTSHEGSRAGLVYIREITERKRMEDALRKSEAQKQALLDGSPDMIILLDTDLKVLWANRTALSMNPDSIGQFCYKAFPGIEEPCDGCPIVKAIETGENETGIVYQEAVEGKRGERYWEDIGVPMKDGNGNVIEVIKIARNITDRVKREKDLRRKNEELERFNSLAVGRELKMVELKREINALLEELGREPAFNLPSGHETEASK
- a CDS encoding GAF domain-containing protein, encoding MRIRSKVLLTAFLIIIATGLSVILVVRSISKSILEEQMIDHLASIAEIRARYVDSILSEYRQITVLASTGSSYINLVSGKEEMEDAIEAVNRRISAVLFSYDVISRIRVLDRNGIVMASSHSDIGNDLSGDSLFMNVTDGGVYTGELHFSRFTGNPVLSISAPIYKSGEFRGAIVINFDADKELFSSITDRTGQGETGEVYVIDRNGLMLTPSLYIDNAVLHVEVDLETAGGIAETCRFEGGEHESVAVFTNNYMGKDVISIHSHVSDIDCILIAEISVEEAFAPVDRLTRSMLIVMAGVLVLGLLLSVAVSSSLAKPIEKLKDGVEEIMKGNLDCKIRSKTKDETGELSRAFSDMTAELKESRSGLEEHAGDLEKKISERTFELKLQFEKSEQQRIATLNLLQDLDESSSKLRDEISERKRTEKTLEQRVSHLAVLGEIGRNIASMLELDSLLTLTASLIHESFGYQYVSILLINPVTGKLVIRAGAGFDVAPTREIHLKIGEDGICGHVASTGEYLLVGDVKLDPRYFLIDELPGSRSELTVPVSVKGRVIGVLDVQSDKVNAFDKQDVFIIRIMADQAAIAIENAQLFERAAKDLAEREIAEKALESEKEMLRVTLRSIGDAVIAADTTGEIIMMNRVAEELTGYLQNEASGRKLTDIFHINDESTGEPCRDPVDEVLESMDVISYSNHKILSDNNGSERPIAYSCAPIQDRESRLVGAVVVFRDIAEHRRTEEELRKTARLESIGILAGGLAHDFNNMLSAILGNISLAKMSLDPEDSVYKTLTKSENASMRARDLTQQLLTFSKGGAPVRETTSIADLISETVNFALGGSKSRGEISIRDNLWAVDIDRGQISEVLSNLIINADQAMPEGGVIEVKVENAVINLDEIPSLPEGRYVTISISDNGIGIPAKQLEKIFDPYFTTKQTGSGLGLTIVYSILRKHDGYITVDSEIGVGTEFLLYIPASDSDEPAGTKLIQEALSGEGNILVMDDDKMVCDVAGGMLRHLGYNVDFAENGEEALEKYRGVMGSSESFDVVIMDLTIPGGMGGRNTIAMLLSMDPGAKAIVSSGYSEDPVMANYEKFGFYGCIKKPYRVAELGRILIEVMKKNKNRDDKDTGSASEE
- a CDS encoding SpoIIE family protein phosphatase, producing MNSFRLAAVFEKRGFPGGIQDLLRRDAELLIPPRWADNTVLIDPDALVPDALLLIINGPLSTHMRNTYFNCYRRGIPIAGICYLTEPEDDPVALKLSDQNLCWSFSSAGFGRELLRNQVQDWLRGLNRESFPFPEGKELIQSYGDIDVSPVDQDSYESAREVLTKRGFVCLSGSLGAGKTTIARRLLIEAAREGLNPVEFITRDLYFAEVVQLLTGPEDCAVFLDIDTLRRIVDIYPLRLWSTILTLMIRVTETRHRLILATSSPEIAVVFDTYHDAHIKLPEPSTSRKWRLKQGQDALKWFRSQGSLKKAGLLLLAAFDPVVPEAVFKSTLFKFWDRLIVQEDRKFPSTEELELLYSNSLAAQGIAPFRRISGSGEVYIAVSDSMKMWAIDNGIQELLKKDAPIIRAFADTLIGSSESSVRRAGYFLAGFYGDLSDEVRAKLLLHIAAEESGTVLTDVLNTLLSSINSADESIIGMYRIMMEKGSSEVRGSVAGTLFRSWVMESAETVDLVNAAAEDPDPRVRGQFIQGLTFLEMSERGSRIYNKLLEDDSIEVRQNILLHIGSKFPDLSSREYEVLNDVLESGDSGLLPPLIIGLLDRELEEFNQEFSDLLWVLMERLPDGGRGRLAWRIGARLRFFSREVRKTLRSDLSEKDVLPVTRCMLMNYSSLDEDEKKNLWVMIHERVSDSRAFAHMVLRYYSIMDETDRNNLLKTVLVSERYDGREALSQLICRGRTDLAEASFELIEEILADGEFEKRALLPFFVLWNGNDLGENQEEIISAFLTDNSPLVRKSLVRAVRRLGVLTSDSIRVLVQLSADEKRAVRAAAGAALGEFESDGTHNLSSVLITLLSDEDPFVRLSTLSGLLENVLLSAEKLLPVVSAALDDPASEVRLEAVQGLRRYPAMCSKGDVAGKLAERLVDPDRNVRMEVVELVTETPELLASKEVRNRMPDILLNRLSTGHAIAEELSMARKIQLDLLPDKPPNPERYDIESYYRPAREVGGDYFDFFHLPDRNLGIAIADVAGKGIPAALTMAGLKGNLEAYVQNIYSISEIMQKVNESSVLGEGDLIMTGLFYSVLDLDSGKLTYVNAGHNPPLLVRREGSTTWLDRGGLILGLSDNAEYEHGTDELEPGDVLVLYTDGITEAMDKFNVELGIDRLKQVVLDNRDLSAQQIAGGILEAVNSHSDGIPQGDDQTLVVVKHR
- a CDS encoding response regulator → MNKREVLILLVEDNPDDVELTLKAFEKHNLANEIIIARDGEEALNLLFPEDDSVSEPCTPDLVLLDLKLPKIDGMEVLRRIKSDPITKLIPVVILTSSKEEKDLTESYRLCVNSYIRKPVNFEKFTEAIIQLGLYWLLLNESPVS
- a CDS encoding ATP-binding protein, giving the protein MRAIEIRLPSEVSVLEPLQLFVESIGKYAGVDDDELSSLSVAVIELVKNGMEHGNGNDPEQIVTITIDTFQSRIRFFIDDEGIWEPDMAPGFNPGEGEELLSCRGRGVLIARNLAKWVEFGLTPEGKTRVTLIWPLT
- a CDS encoding STAS domain-containing protein, whose amino-acid sequence is MKIKEEMKGDVLVVSLSGKVIGGPELMNVKTVFQNAVNHDISKVLLDLGKVTWMDSSGLGVIVSGHTTLSRAGGSLRILNATKKIHELFIITKLITIFETYNDEQEALNSFGE